One genomic region from Salipiger sp. CCB-MM3 encodes:
- a CDS encoding Na/Pi cotransporter family protein: protein MVWNILSALGGVGIFLVGMLMLTGGLKGLAGRQMREILAQFTRTPLSGAVTGALTTAVVQSSSATTVTAVGFVAAGILTFPQALGIIFGANIGTTLTGWMVATLGFKLDLGEAVLPVIFLGAVLHLSGRPRLAALGQALAGFGLLFIGIDHLKDGLEAFEGVVTPSDFPDDSFWGRLQLVGIGLLITLVTQSSSAGVATALAALGAGAINFPQAAALVIGMDVGTTFTALLATVGGGTMTRRTGSAHVIYNVLTGIMALALLGPYASLVAPWIAEGSGQIALVGFHTLFNGLGVILVLPLARPFARLIEWLVPERGTPLTAELDPALVSEPRVATVLARECLGRLNTATCDLLGQRLGGTPPQDAPTYEPGELRAALTELRAYLDRIRLTEADRAQAAIIGSAFHAIDHLFRLLHRCEQAERVAALASTHRLRRLSGLVARGAACQARPEDPITAEAALDRLRQLARDQRKRPRDRIVDAAVTGRITDEDALHQLDALRWLHRTCYHLWRIRVHQNAAAPTPAPAATASEEARIDVAQD, encoded by the coding sequence ATGGTGTGGAACATTCTCTCTGCTCTGGGCGGCGTCGGCATTTTCCTTGTGGGGATGCTGATGCTCACTGGCGGGCTCAAAGGCCTTGCCGGACGGCAGATGCGCGAGATCCTCGCCCAGTTCACCCGCACCCCGCTCAGCGGCGCGGTCACCGGCGCGCTCACAACGGCGGTGGTGCAATCCTCCAGCGCCACAACCGTGACCGCCGTCGGCTTCGTCGCCGCCGGGATCCTGACCTTCCCGCAGGCGCTGGGGATCATCTTCGGCGCCAATATCGGCACCACGCTCACCGGTTGGATGGTCGCCACGCTCGGCTTCAAGCTCGACCTCGGCGAAGCGGTATTGCCGGTGATCTTCCTTGGTGCGGTGCTGCATCTGTCGGGCCGTCCGCGGCTTGCGGCGCTCGGACAGGCGCTGGCGGGCTTCGGGCTGCTGTTCATCGGCATCGATCATCTGAAGGACGGGCTCGAAGCCTTCGAGGGCGTCGTCACCCCGTCGGATTTCCCCGATGACAGCTTCTGGGGCCGGTTGCAGCTTGTGGGCATCGGGCTGCTGATCACGCTGGTCACGCAATCTTCCAGCGCCGGTGTGGCGACTGCGCTTGCGGCGCTTGGCGCCGGGGCGATCAATTTCCCGCAGGCCGCCGCGCTGGTGATCGGCATGGACGTCGGCACGACATTCACCGCGCTGCTGGCCACCGTCGGAGGCGGCACGATGACCCGGCGCACCGGATCAGCGCATGTGATCTACAACGTGCTGACCGGGATCATGGCACTTGCGCTGCTCGGCCCTTACGCCTCTCTCGTCGCGCCGTGGATCGCCGAAGGCAGCGGGCAGATCGCGCTTGTCGGCTTTCACACGCTGTTCAACGGTTTGGGCGTGATCCTCGTGCTGCCCCTCGCCCGACCCTTTGCGCGGCTGATCGAATGGCTGGTCCCCGAGCGCGGCACCCCGCTCACCGCAGAGCTCGACCCGGCGCTGGTGAGCGAGCCGCGGGTCGCCACGGTGCTGGCGCGGGAGTGTCTGGGCAGGCTCAACACCGCCACCTGCGATCTGCTGGGCCAGCGGCTTGGGGGCACACCCCCGCAGGATGCGCCGACCTATGAGCCGGGGGAGTTGCGCGCGGCGCTGACCGAGCTGCGCGCCTATCTCGACCGCATCCGTCTGACCGAGGCAGATCGCGCGCAAGCGGCGATCATCGGCAGCGCCTTTCATGCCATCGACCACCTGTTCCGGCTGCTGCACCGCTGCGAGCAGGCCGAGCGTGTCGCGGCGCTGGCCAGCACGCACCGGCTGCGGCGTCTGAGCGGCCTCGTCGCGCGCGGCGCCGCCTGTCAGGCGCGGCCCGAGGATCCGATCACCGCCGAGGCCGCGCTGGACCGGCTGCGGCAACTGGCCCGCGATCAGCGCAAGCGCCCGCGCGACCGTATCGTCGATGCGGCGGTGACCGGGCGGATCACCGATGAAGACGCGCTGCACCAGCTTGATGCGCTGCGCTGGCTGCACCGGACCTGCTATCACCTGTGGCGCATCCGGGTGCATCAGAACGCGGCAGCGCCGACCCCTGCGCCCGCCGCCACCGCGTCGGAAGAGGCACGGATCGACGTCGCGCAGGATTGA
- a CDS encoding FMN-binding glutamate synthase family protein: MDKTPHTEPRQSWTFSREVNSEIRRAAATGIYDIRGGGAKRRVPHFDDLLFLGASISRYPLEGYREKCDTSVTLGTRFAKKPIELKIPITIAGMSFGALSGNAKEALGRGATLAGTSTTTGDGGMTEEERGHSEKLIYQYLPSRYGMNPDDLRRADAIEVVVGQGAKPGGGGMLLGQKITERVAGMRDLPVGIDQRSACRHPDWTGPDDLEIKILELREITNWEKPIYIKVGGARPYYDTALAVKAGADVVVLDGMQGGTAATQDVFIENVGLPTLACIRPAVQALQDLGMHREVQLVVSGGIRTGADVAKALALGADAVAIGTAALVALGDNDPKWEDEYRKLGTTAGAYDDWHEGRDPAGITTQDPDLMARLDPIAAGRRLRNYLNVMTLECQTIARACGKSHVHNLEPEDLCALTMEAAAMARVPLAGTEWYPGKPGF; this comes from the coding sequence ATGGACAAGACCCCCCACACCGAGCCGCGCCAGTCCTGGACCTTCTCGCGCGAGGTGAATTCCGAGATCCGCCGCGCGGCGGCGACCGGCATCTATGACATTCGTGGCGGCGGGGCGAAGCGCCGCGTGCCGCATTTCGACGATCTGCTGTTTCTCGGCGCCTCGATCTCGCGTTACCCGCTCGAAGGCTACCGCGAGAAATGCGACACCTCGGTCACGCTCGGCACGCGTTTCGCCAAGAAGCCGATCGAACTGAAGATCCCGATCACCATCGCGGGCATGTCCTTTGGCGCGCTCTCGGGCAATGCTAAGGAGGCTCTGGGCCGCGGCGCGACGCTGGCAGGCACCTCGACCACCACCGGCGACGGCGGCATGACCGAGGAAGAGCGCGGCCACTCGGAAAAGCTGATCTACCAGTATCTTCCCAGCCGCTACGGCATGAACCCCGACGATCTGCGCCGCGCCGATGCCATCGAAGTGGTCGTGGGGCAGGGGGCGAAGCCGGGCGGCGGCGGCATGCTGCTGGGCCAGAAGATCACCGAACGGGTCGCCGGGATGCGCGATCTGCCGGTGGGCATCGACCAGCGCTCGGCCTGCCGTCACCCCGATTGGACCGGGCCGGACGATCTGGAGATCAAGATCCTCGAGCTGCGCGAGATCACCAACTGGGAAAAGCCGATCTACATCAAGGTCGGCGGCGCGCGGCCCTATTATGACACTGCGCTCGCGGTGAAGGCCGGGGCCGATGTGGTGGTGCTCGACGGGATGCAGGGCGGCACCGCCGCGACGCAGGATGTGTTCATCGAGAACGTCGGCCTGCCGACGCTGGCATGCATCCGCCCCGCCGTGCAGGCGCTGCAGGATCTGGGCATGCACCGCGAGGTGCAACTGGTGGTTTCGGGCGGCATCCGCACCGGCGCCGATGTGGCCAAGGCGCTGGCTCTGGGGGCCGACGCGGTCGCCATCGGCACCGCCGCTCTGGTCGCGCTTGGCGACAATGATCCCAAATGGGAAGACGAGTACCGCAAGCTCGGCACCACCGCCGGGGCCTATGACGACTGGCACGAAGGGCGCGATCCGGCGGGCATCACCACGCAGGATCCCGATCTCATGGCGCGGCTCGATCCCATCGCCGCGGGACGCCGTTTGCGCAACTACCTCAACGTGATGACGCTGGAATGCCAGACCATCGCGCGCGCCTGCGGCAAGAGCCATGTGCACAATCTTGAACCAGAAGACCTCTGCGCGCTGACCATGGAGGCCGCCGCCATGGCGCGCGTGCCGCTCGCCGGGACAGAGTGGTACCCAGGCAAGCCGGGCTTCTGA
- the glnT gene encoding type III glutamate--ammonia ligase produces the protein MADLAEFARERGIKYFMISYTDLFGGQRAKLVPAQAIADMQEDGAGFAGFATWLDLTPAHPDMLAVPDAAAAIQLPWKPEVAWVPADCVMEGAPVDQAPRNVLRKLVDEAASEGLRVKTGIEAEFFLLTPEGTQISDPFDTAEKPCYDQQAVMRRYDVIAEICDYMLELGWGPYQNDHEDANGQFEMNWEFADALVTADRHSFFKFMVKSVAEKHGLRATFMPKPIEGLTGNGCHAHISVWDLDGKTNAFAGDAGGQIGEVGLSEQGGHFLGGIMKHAEALAAITNPTVNSYKRINAPRTMSGATWAPNTVTWTGNNRTHMVRVPGPGRFELRLPDGATNPYLLQAVIIAAGLSGIRSKADPGQRYDIDMYAEGHTVKDAPKLPLNLLDAIRAYDADEELKAMMGAEFSASYAKMKLQEWNSFVSHFSRWEKDNTLDI, from the coding sequence ATGGCCGATCTGGCTGAATTCGCCCGCGAACGCGGCATCAAGTACTTCATGATCTCCTACACCGATCTCTTCGGGGGGCAGCGCGCCAAGCTGGTGCCCGCGCAGGCGATCGCGGACATGCAAGAAGACGGCGCGGGGTTTGCCGGTTTCGCCACATGGCTCGACCTCACCCCGGCGCATCCCGACATGCTGGCGGTGCCCGACGCCGCGGCGGCGATCCAGCTGCCGTGGAAGCCCGAGGTGGCTTGGGTGCCCGCCGATTGCGTCATGGAAGGCGCGCCGGTGGATCAAGCGCCGCGCAACGTGCTGCGCAAACTGGTCGATGAGGCCGCCTCCGAGGGGCTGCGTGTGAAGACCGGCATCGAGGCCGAGTTCTTCCTGCTTACCCCCGAAGGCACGCAGATCTCGGACCCGTTCGATACCGCCGAGAAACCCTGCTACGACCAGCAGGCGGTGATGCGCCGCTACGATGTGATCGCCGAGATCTGCGATTACATGCTGGAACTGGGTTGGGGCCCGTATCAGAACGACCACGAGGACGCCAACGGCCAGTTCGAGATGAACTGGGAGTTCGCCGACGCGCTGGTCACCGCCGACCGCCACAGCTTCTTCAAGTTCATGGTGAAATCGGTCGCTGAAAAGCACGGGCTGCGCGCCACCTTCATGCCCAAGCCGATCGAAGGGCTGACCGGCAACGGCTGCCACGCGCATATCTCGGTGTGGGATCTGGACGGCAAGACCAATGCTTTCGCCGGAGATGCCGGTGGCCAGATCGGCGAGGTCGGCCTTTCCGAGCAGGGCGGGCACTTCCTTGGCGGCATCATGAAGCACGCCGAGGCGCTGGCCGCGATCACCAACCCCACGGTCAACAGCTACAAGCGCATCAACGCGCCGCGCACCATGTCGGGCGCCACTTGGGCGCCGAACACCGTCACATGGACCGGCAACAACCGCACCCATATGGTCCGTGTGCCGGGGCCGGGCCGCTTCGAGTTGCGGCTGCCGGATGGCGCCACCAACCCCTATCTGCTGCAGGCGGTGATCATCGCGGCGGGTCTGTCGGGCATCCGCTCCAAGGCCGATCCGGGCCAGCGCTACGACATCGACATGTACGCCGAAGGGCACACGGTGAAGGACGCGCCGAAACTGCCGCTGAACCTGCTGGATGCGATCCGTGCCTATGATGCGGATGAGGAGCTGAAGGCGATGATGGGCGCCGAATTCTCGGCCTCCTACGCCAAGATGAAGCTGCAGGAGTGGAATTCCTTCGTGTCGCATTTCTCCCGCTGGGAGAAAGACAACACGCTGGATATCTGA
- a CDS encoding formimidoylglutamate deiminase: MAKTTLHAEHALLPDGWAKDVRLILQDGEITAVETATPPSAGDERHAYLLPGTGNLHSHAFQRAMAGLAELRGPGDDSFWSWREAMYRFALSMTPEHVQAVAAQLYMEMLEAGFTRVGEFHYLHHDKDGAPYAEIGEMAARIAEASRETGLGLTLLPVFYARSGFGGTAPNEGQRRFINEPDRFARLHEACRGILGDLPGSVLGIAPHSLRAATPEDLAEVLPLAQGGPIHIHVAEQVKEVEDCLAWSGARPVEWLLENAPVDARWCLIHATHMTADETRGAATRGAIAGLCPITEANLGDGIFDAPGYLGAGGRFGVGSDSNIRISLTEELRSLEYSQRLGLRARNVVARPGGSTGRHLFEGALNGGAAALGCAAGIGTGAPGDLVSLDTSAAPHVPREQLLDHWIFADGITVDCVWARGAKRVAQGRHLRRDEISAAFRAAMLDLAQSQP; the protein is encoded by the coding sequence ATGGCAAAAACGACGCTCCACGCGGAACACGCACTTCTTCCCGATGGCTGGGCAAAGGATGTACGGCTCATCCTGCAGGATGGCGAGATCACCGCCGTGGAGACCGCCACGCCGCCGAGCGCCGGAGACGAGCGTCACGCCTACCTTCTGCCGGGCACCGGGAACCTGCACAGCCACGCCTTCCAACGTGCCATGGCGGGCCTTGCAGAGCTGCGCGGCCCCGGCGACGACAGCTTTTGGAGCTGGCGCGAGGCCATGTACCGCTTTGCCCTGTCGATGACGCCCGAGCACGTTCAGGCGGTGGCGGCGCAGCTTTACATGGAAATGCTGGAGGCCGGGTTCACCCGCGTCGGCGAGTTCCACTATCTGCACCACGACAAGGATGGCGCACCCTATGCCGAGATCGGCGAGATGGCCGCGCGCATCGCCGAAGCCAGCCGCGAGACCGGGCTGGGGCTGACCCTGTTGCCGGTGTTCTATGCCCGCTCGGGCTTTGGCGGCACCGCGCCCAATGAGGGCCAGCGCCGCTTCATCAACGAGCCCGACCGCTTTGCCCGCCTGCATGAGGCCTGCCGGGGCATCCTCGGCGATCTTCCCGGCAGCGTTCTCGGGATCGCGCCGCACAGCCTGCGCGCCGCGACGCCGGAGGATCTGGCCGAGGTGCTGCCGCTTGCGCAGGGCGGGCCGATCCATATCCATGTGGCCGAGCAGGTCAAGGAAGTGGAGGATTGCCTCGCGTGGTCCGGCGCGCGCCCGGTGGAATGGCTGCTCGAGAATGCGCCCGTGGACGCGCGCTGGTGCCTGATCCACGCCACGCATATGACCGCTGACGAGACACGCGGCGCGGCCACGCGCGGCGCCATCGCCGGTCTTTGCCCAATCACCGAGGCCAATCTGGGCGACGGCATCTTCGACGCCCCCGGCTATCTCGGGGCCGGTGGCCGCTTTGGTGTGGGCTCCGATTCCAACATCCGCATCTCGCTCACCGAAGAACTGCGCAGCCTCGAATATTCCCAGCGTCTCGGGCTGCGCGCGCGCAACGTGGTGGCCCGCCCCGGCGGCTCCACCGGGCGGCATCTTTTCGAGGGCGCGCTGAACGGCGGCGCCGCGGCGCTTGGCTGTGCGGCTGGCATCGGCACTGGCGCGCCCGGCGATCTGGTCTCGCTCGACACCAGCGCCGCGCCACATGTGCCGCGCGAGCAGTTGCTGGATCACTGGATCTTTGCCGATGGCATCACGGTGGATTGCGTCTGGGCCCGCGGCGCGAAGCGCGTCGCGCAGGGCCGCCACCTGCGCCGCGACGAGATCAGCGCCGCCTTCCGCGCGGCCATGCTCGATCTGGCGCAGAGCCAGCCCTGA
- a CDS encoding GXGXG domain-containing protein, translating into MPVLDMSQTPLREVNAALQEAAKAQANESFTIENPRGAHAMAVGLDGPLSVTVRGNTGYYCAGMNKLATVHVEGSAGPGVAENMMSGEVIIDGDASQYAGATGHGGLLNIKGNASSRCGISMKGIDIVVHGSIGHMSAFMAQKGNLVVLGDAGDALGDSLYEARLFVRGTVKSLGADCVEKEMRPEHLAILKDLLERAGADAKPEEFKRYGSARKLYNFNIDHADEY; encoded by the coding sequence ATGCCGGTACTGGATATGTCGCAAACGCCGCTGCGCGAAGTCAACGCGGCGCTGCAGGAGGCCGCGAAGGCGCAGGCCAACGAAAGCTTCACGATTGAGAACCCGCGCGGCGCGCATGCCATGGCGGTGGGGCTGGACGGGCCTCTGTCGGTCACCGTCAGGGGCAATACCGGTTACTATTGCGCCGGGATGAACAAGCTCGCCACGGTGCACGTCGAAGGCTCGGCCGGTCCCGGCGTGGCCGAAAACATGATGTCGGGTGAGGTGATCATCGACGGCGACGCCAGCCAATACGCCGGGGCCACCGGCCATGGCGGGCTGCTCAACATCAAGGGCAACGCCAGTTCGCGTTGCGGCATCTCGATGAAGGGCATCGACATCGTCGTGCATGGCAGCATCGGCCACATGTCGGCCTTCATGGCGCAGAAGGGCAATCTGGTCGTTCTGGGCGATGCCGGGGATGCGCTGGGGGACAGTCTCTACGAGGCGCGGCTCTTCGTGCGCGGCACGGTCAAATCGCTGGGCGCCGACTGCGTCGAGAAAGAGATGCGCCCCGAGCATCTCGCCATCCTCAAGGACCTGCTCGAGCGCGCGGGCGCCGATGCCAAGCCCGAAGAGTTCAAGCGCTACGGCTCGGCTCGCAAGCTCTACAACTTCAACATCGACCACGCCGACGAATACTGA
- a CDS encoding MFS transporter yields the protein MLEILSDRAYRHLFLAQIVALLGTGLATVALGLLAFDLAGENAAMVLGTVFTIKMVAYVGIAPIAGAFADRVNRRALLVGLDLLRAAVALALPFVTEVWQVYLLIFVLQSASAGFTPTFQATIPDVLPDEARYTRALSLSRLAYDLENIVSPTLAALLLSVMSYNALFFGTVAGFLGSALLVVSVLLPSPQPAAPRGIYERTTRGIRIYLATPRLRGLLALNLAVSAAGAMVLVNSVVLVRGQLSLPASALGWTMFAFGAGSMLAALLLPRLLDRLPDRPVMLCGAALMVAVLLALAALTARMGLSWGLLLLSWMLIGLGYSAVLTPSGRLLRRSAHPEDRPALFAAQFALSHACWLLTYPLSGWLMTSFGTVPALLVLAALSGVGMLLALRLWPAGDPTEVEHTHDNLPRDHPHLKSGPRHRHALVIDDAHPTWATKF from the coding sequence ATGCTCGAGATCCTCTCCGACCGCGCCTACCGGCACCTTTTCCTAGCTCAGATCGTCGCCCTGCTCGGCACCGGTCTGGCCACGGTTGCGCTGGGGCTGCTGGCCTTCGACCTTGCTGGCGAGAACGCGGCGATGGTGCTGGGCACGGTGTTTACCATCAAGATGGTGGCCTATGTGGGCATCGCCCCCATCGCCGGAGCCTTCGCCGATCGGGTCAACCGGCGGGCGCTTCTGGTCGGGCTCGACCTGCTGCGCGCGGCGGTGGCTCTGGCGCTGCCCTTCGTCACCGAGGTTTGGCAGGTGTATCTGCTGATTTTCGTGCTGCAATCGGCCTCAGCGGGTTTCACCCCGACCTTTCAGGCGACCATCCCCGACGTGCTGCCCGACGAGGCGCGCTACACCCGCGCGCTGTCGCTCTCGCGCCTCGCCTATGATCTGGAGAATATCGTCAGCCCCACCCTCGCGGCGCTGCTGCTGTCGGTGATGAGCTACAACGCGCTGTTCTTCGGCACGGTCGCGGGCTTTCTAGGCTCGGCGCTTCTGGTCGTCTCGGTGCTGCTGCCGAGCCCGCAGCCCGCTGCCCCGCGCGGCATCTATGAGCGCACCACCCGCGGCATCCGCATCTATCTCGCCACGCCGCGGCTGCGCGGCCTCTTGGCGCTGAACCTCGCCGTCTCCGCCGCCGGGGCGATGGTTCTGGTCAATTCCGTGGTGCTGGTGCGCGGCCAGCTTAGCCTGCCCGCCAGCGCGCTTGGCTGGACGATGTTTGCCTTCGGCGCGGGCTCAATGCTTGCGGCGCTGCTGCTGCCGCGGCTGCTGGATCGCCTGCCGGACCGCCCGGTGATGCTCTGCGGTGCCGCGCTGATGGTCGCGGTGCTGCTGGCGCTGGCCGCGCTGACTGCCCGCATGGGCCTCAGCTGGGGCTTACTTCTGCTCTCGTGGATGCTGATCGGGCTGGGATATTCGGCGGTGCTGACGCCTTCGGGACGGCTGCTGCGCCGCTCTGCCCATCCCGAAGACCGCCCGGCGCTCTTTGCCGCGCAATTCGCCCTGAGCCACGCGTGCTGGCTGCTCACCTACCCGCTCTCCGGCTGGCTGATGACAAGCTTCGGCACGGTGCCCGCGCTGCTGGTGCTCGCCGCGCTTTCCGGTGTCGGCATGCTGCTGGCACTGCGGCTCTGGCCCGCGGGCGATCCGACCGAGGTCGAGCACACGCATGACAACCTGCCGCGCGATCATCCGCACCTCAAAAGCGGTCCCCGCCACCGCCATGCGCTGGTGATCGACGACGCGCATCCCACATGGGCGACGAAATTCTGA
- a CDS encoding TIGR03862 family flavoprotein: MSRALVIGGGPAGLMAAEALLSAGHDVTLAEAKPSIGRKLLMAGKSGLNITKAEPFAAFLSAYGEAATDLRPMLSAFPPEEVMHWAEGLGQTLFTGSTGRVFPHGMKASPLLRAWLARLDGMGLERHTRWRWTGWDGDAVLMDTPEGPQRLTPEATVLALGGASWARLGSDGNWAGIFATAGLPVTPFAPANAGLVVAWSQHMKAQFGAPLKGLAFRAGTQRSRGEAVISARGLEGGGLYPLSPALREGAPLKIDLCPDIERDTLAKRLARPRGKQSLSNHLRKVVKLSPAARALLMECARPLPDDPAALAALLKALPVPHEGLRPLDEAISVAGGVPFAALDAGLMLKDRPGTFVAGEMLDWEAPTGGYLLTGCLATGLWAGRAAAARLG; the protein is encoded by the coding sequence ATGAGCCGCGCGCTGGTGATCGGCGGCGGACCCGCCGGGCTGATGGCCGCCGAGGCGCTGCTGTCGGCGGGCCATGACGTGACGCTGGCCGAGGCGAAACCCTCGATCGGGCGCAAGCTTCTGATGGCCGGAAAATCTGGACTGAACATCACCAAGGCCGAACCTTTCGCCGCTTTCCTCTCGGCCTATGGCGAGGCTGCGACGGATCTGCGTCCGATGCTCTCGGCCTTCCCGCCCGAAGAGGTGATGCATTGGGCAGAGGGGCTGGGACAAACGCTGTTCACCGGCTCCACCGGGCGGGTGTTTCCGCATGGCATGAAGGCCTCGCCGCTGCTGCGCGCATGGCTGGCGCGGCTCGATGGCATGGGGCTGGAGCGGCACACCCGCTGGCGCTGGACCGGCTGGGACGGCGATGCGGTGCTGATGGACACGCCCGAGGGGCCGCAGCGGCTGACGCCCGAGGCGACTGTGCTGGCGCTTGGCGGCGCAAGCTGGGCGCGGCTCGGCTCGGACGGCAACTGGGCAGGGATCTTCGCCACTGCGGGCCTGCCCGTCACCCCCTTTGCGCCGGCCAACGCCGGGTTGGTGGTGGCGTGGTCGCAGCATATGAAGGCCCAGTTTGGCGCCCCGCTGAAAGGGCTCGCCTTCCGCGCGGGCACGCAGCGGTCACGCGGCGAGGCGGTGATCTCGGCGCGCGGGCTTGAGGGTGGCGGGCTCTACCCGCTGTCGCCCGCGCTGCGCGAAGGCGCGCCGCTGAAGATCGATCTCTGCCCCGACATCGAGCGCGACACGCTGGCCAAGCGCCTCGCCCGCCCGCGCGGCAAGCAGAGCCTGTCGAACCATCTGCGCAAGGTGGTGAAACTCTCGCCCGCCGCCCGCGCCCTTCTGATGGAATGCGCGCGCCCGCTGCCCGATGACCCCGCCGCACTGGCGGCGCTGCTAAAGGCGCTGCCGGTGCCGCATGAAGGGCTGCGCCCGCTGGACGAGGCGATCTCTGTGGCGGGCGGCGTGCCCTTCGCAGCGCTCGACGCAGGGCTGATGCTGAAGGACCGCCCCGGCACATTCGTTGCCGGAGAAATGCTCGACTGGGAGGCCCCGACCGGGGGCTATCTGCTGACCGGCTGCCTTGCCACCGGCCTCTGGGCCGGACGCGCAGCGGCGGCGAGGCTGGGTTAG
- a CDS encoding helix-turn-helix domain-containing protein, which yields MKRQDQAFTQDPHAERGPREKNLEVAIGRQVRDLRKRQRMTGAELAAQAGLSVGMLSKIENGVISPSLNTISVLAHALRVPLVQLFAGYEEERGCIHVKSGQGVEVERAGTRAGHQYHLLGHLGSNNSGVVMEPYLIVLDSESDLFPTFQHEGLEMLYMLEGLLNYRHGDQEYLLEPGDSLFFDADAPHGPGELVQLPIRYLAIISYPQAR from the coding sequence AGAAGAACCTCGAGGTGGCCATCGGGCGGCAGGTACGCGATCTGCGGAAGCGCCAGCGCATGACGGGCGCCGAGCTTGCGGCGCAGGCGGGTCTGTCGGTGGGCATGTTGTCGAAGATCGAGAACGGGGTGATCTCGCCCTCGCTCAACACCATCTCTGTGCTGGCGCATGCGCTCCGCGTGCCGCTGGTGCAGCTTTTCGCCGGATATGAGGAAGAGCGCGGCTGCATCCACGTGAAGTCCGGGCAGGGCGTCGAAGTCGAGCGCGCGGGTACCCGCGCGGGCCACCAGTACCACCTCTTGGGGCACCTCGGCTCGAACAACTCGGGCGTCGTCATGGAGCCCTATCTCATCGTGCTCGACAGCGAGAGCGACCTCTTCCCGACCTTTCAGCATGAGGGGCTTGAGATGCTCTATATGCTCGAGGGGCTGCTCAACTACCGCCATGGCGATCAGGAATATCTGCTGGAGCCGGGCGACTCGCTGTTCTTCGACGCCGACGCGCCGCATGGCCCCGGAGAGCTGGTGCAGCTGCCGATCCGCTACCTTGCGATCATCTCCTACCCTCAGGCGCGCTAG
- a CDS encoding class II glutamine amidotransferase has product MCGIVGLFLKKDDLRPKLGDMLTDMLITMTDRGPDSAGIAIYGDETGGLKITVQSDTPDAAFAGLGEALAEAFGPDATLRVVDTHAVLTLPKEHEAAALDWLEARGLRVMGAGESMEIFKEVGLPRDVAARFGIREMGGSHGIGHTRMATESAVTTLGAHPFSTADDQCLVHNGSLSNHNDMRRRLAKKGVFTKTENDTEVGAAYISSRIAEGATLGEALEGTLKDLDGFFTFVTGTKNGFGVVRDPVACKPAVMAETDDYVAFASEYRAFADLPGIDAARVWEPEPATVYFWER; this is encoded by the coding sequence ATGTGTGGCATCGTTGGCCTCTTCCTCAAGAAGGATGACCTGCGCCCCAAGCTGGGCGACATGCTGACCGACATGCTCATCACCATGACCGACCGTGGCCCCGACAGCGCGGGCATTGCGATCTACGGTGATGAGACGGGCGGTCTGAAGATCACCGTGCAGAGCGACACGCCCGACGCGGCCTTCGCCGGTCTTGGCGAGGCGCTGGCCGAGGCCTTCGGCCCCGATGCCACGCTGCGCGTCGTCGACACCCATGCGGTGCTGACCCTGCCGAAAGAGCATGAGGCGGCGGCACTCGACTGGCTCGAGGCGCGCGGGCTGCGCGTCATGGGCGCGGGCGAGAGCATGGAGATTTTCAAGGAGGTCGGCCTGCCTCGAGACGTGGCCGCCCGCTTCGGCATCCGCGAGATGGGCGGCAGCCACGGCATCGGCCACACCCGCATGGCCACGGAATCGGCGGTGACCACGCTGGGCGCGCACCCGTTCTCGACCGCTGACGATCAGTGCCTCGTGCACAATGGCTCGCTGTCGAACCACAACGACATGCGCCGCCGACTGGCCAAGAAAGGCGTCTTCACCAAGACCGAGAACGACACCGAGGTGGGCGCGGCCTATATCTCCTCGCGCATCGCCGAGGGAGCCACGCTGGGCGAGGCGCTGGAGGGCACGCTGAAGGATCTCGACGGCTTCTTCACCTTCGTCACCGGCACCAAGAACGGCTTTGGCGTGGTGCGCGATCCGGTCGCCTGCAAGCCCGCGGTGATGGCCGAGACCGACGACTATGTCGCCTTCGCCAGCGAGTACCGCGCCTTTGCCGATCTGCCGGGCATCGACGCCGCCCGCGTCTGGGAGCCCGAACCCGCAACCGTCTATTTCTGGGAGCGCTGA